A window of the Brassica napus cultivar Da-Ae chromosome C5, Da-Ae, whole genome shotgun sequence genome harbors these coding sequences:
- the LOC106390123 gene encoding pentatricopeptide repeat-containing protein At3g18110, chloroplastic: MAVSAGALAFASPLSPSPALSVRAAFSSTPVTVSEIKDEQGNSSSSSSSTQKFTYSRASPAVRWPHLNLRETYDSTTSTQSLPPVSPIADTPDSDEFIDSVTSIEHQKANEEAAVATRRRRVKKMNKVALIRAKDWRERVKLLTDKILTLQPNQFVADILDARLVQMTPTDYCFVVKSVGAVSWQRALEVFEWLNLRHWHSPNARMVAAILGVLGRWNQESLAIEIFARAEPAVGDTVQVYNAMMGVYSRSGKFTKAQEMLDEMRKRGCVPDLISFNTLINARVKSGGLTPNLAVELLDMVRNSGLRPDAITYNTLLSACSRDSNLEGAVKVFEDMEAHRCQPDLWTYNAMISVYGRCGLAAKAESLFAELELKGYFPDAVTYNSLLYAFARERNTEKVKEVYEAMQKMGFGKDEMTYNTIIHMYGKQGQLDLALKLYKDMKGLSGRSPDAITYTVLIDSLGKANRTVEAAALMSEMLDVGIKPTLQTYSALICGYAKAGKREEAEDTFSCMLRSGTRPDNLAYSVMLDVLLRGNETRKAWALYRDMISDGHTPTHSLYELMILGLLKENRAEDIQKTIRDMEELCGMNPLEISSVLVKGECFDLAARQLKVAITNGYELQNDTLLSILGAYSSSGRHSEACELLEFLKEHASGSWLLINEALIVLHCKINNIIAALEEYFTGACVHGWSFGSSTMYESLLHCCVANEHYAEASQVFSDLRLSGCEASESVCKSMVGVYCKLGFPETAHQVVTQAETKGFHFACSPTYTDIIEAYGKLKLWQKAESVVGNLRQSGRTPDLKTWNSLMTAYAECGCYERARAIFNTMMRDGPSPSVESINTLLHALCVDGRLEELYVVVEELQDMGFKISKSSILLMLDAFARAGNIFEVKKIYNSMKAAGYLPTIRLYRMMIELLCKGKRVRDAEVMVSEMEEAGFKVELAIWNSMLKMYTAIEDYKKTVRVYHRIKETGLEPDETTYNTLIIMYCRDRRPEEGYLLMQQMRNIGLEPKLDTYKSLISAFGKQKCLEQAEQLFEELLSKGYKLDRSFYHTMMKISRDSGSDSKAERLLQMMKSAGIEPTLATMHLLMVSYSSSGKPQEAEKVLSNLKETDVELTTLPYSSVIDAYLRSKDYNSGIERLLEMKREGLEPDHRIWTCFIRAASFSKEKSEFMLLLKALQDIGFDLPIRLLVERPELLVSEVDEWFEKLKPIEDNAALNFANALLNLLWAFELRATASWVFQIAIKRGIFSRDVFRVADKDWGADFRRLSAGAALVALTLWLDHMQDASLEGYPESPKSVVLITGTAEYNGISLDKTLKACLWEMGSPFLPCKTRTGLLVAKAHSLRMWLKDSPFCFDLELKDSVSLPETSSMELIDGCFIRRGLVPAFNHIKERLGGFVSPKKFSRLALLPDEMRERVIKTDIEGHRQKLEKMRKKNKGNEIVNVNTRRKFIRSK; encoded by the exons ATGGCGGTTTCTGCAGGGGCTTTAGCTTTTGCCTCTCCCCTTTCTCCATCTCCCGCCTTATCCGTTCGCGCCGCCTTTAGTTCCACTCCGGTGACTGTTTCCGAGATTAAAGATGAACAAggaaacagcagcagcagcagctctTCCACCCAGAAATTCACCTACAGTCGAGCCTCCCCCGCCGTCCGATGGCCACACTTGAACCTCCGTGAGACGTATGATTCCACAACCTCAACACAATCTCTTCCTCCGGTTTCTCCGATCGCCGATACGCCGGATTCCGACGAATTCATCGATTCGGTTACCTCCATCGAACACCAAAAGGCGAACGAAGAAGCCGCCGTGGCGACTCGACGAAGGAgagtgaagaagatgaacaagGTCGCGCTGATAAGAGCCAAAGATTGGAGGGAGAGAGTCAAACTCCTAACGGATAAGATCCTAACCCTTCAACCTAACCAATTCGTGGCGGACATCCTCGACGCTCGCCTCGTTCAGATGACTCCCACCGATTACTGCTTCGTCGTGAAATCAGTCGGCGCGGTGAGCTGGCAGCGAGCTCTCGAGGTTTTCGAGTGGCTCAACCTCCGCCACTGGCACTCGCCCAACGCGCGCATGGTCGCAGCGATTCTCGGCGTTTTGGGGCGGTGGAATCAGGAGTCTCTCGCGATTGAGATTTTCGCTAGAGCTGAGCCGGCGGTTGGAGATACGGTTCAGGTCTACAACGCGATGATGGGCGTTTATTCGCGTAGCGGGAAGTTTACGAAGGCGCAGGAGATGCTCGACGAAATGCGGAAGAGAGGGTGCGttcctgatttgattagtttCAATACTTTGATCAACGCTAGGGTTAAGTCCGGTGGCTTGACTCCGAATCTAGCCGTTGAGTTATTAGATATGGTGAGGAACTCGGGTCTTAGGCCTGATGCTATCACATACAACACTCTACTTAGCGCGTGTTCTAGAGATTCGAATTTGGAAGGGGCTGTGAAGGTTTTCGAGGACATGGAAGCGCATCGTTGCCAGCCTGACTTGTGGACTTACAATGCTATGATCTCTGTTTATGGAAGATGCGGGCTTGCTGCGAAAGCTGAGAGTCTCTTCGCGGAGCTGGAGCTTAAAGGCTACTTCCCTGACGCGGTTACTTATAATTCTTTGCTCTATGCTTTTGCTAGAGAGAGGAATACGGAGAAGGTGAAGGAGGTTTACGAGGCGATGCAGAAAATGGGGTTTGGGAAAGACGAGATGACTTACAACACGATTATTCACATGTATGGGAAGCAGGGCCAGCTTGATCTCGCGCTGAAGCTTTATAAGGACATGAAAGGGTTGTCTGGTAGAAGCCCTGATGCTATTACTTACACGGTTTTGATAGATTCGCTTGGAAAAGCAAACAGAACTGTGGAAGCCGCAGCTTTGATGTCTGAGATGCTTGATGTTGGGATCAAACCAACTCTGCAGACTTACAGTGCTCTCATCTGCGGTTATGCCAAGGCTGGGAAGCGAGAGGAGGCTGAAGATACTTTCAGTTGCATGTTGCGCTCAGGGACTAGGCCTGATAATTTGGCGTATTCTGTAATGTTGGATGTGTTACTAAGAGGCAACGAGACAAGAAAGGCGTGGGCTTTATATCGTGATATGATTTCTGATGGTCATACACCGACTCACAGTCTTTATGAGTTGATGATACTTGGACTTTTGAAGGAAAACAGGGCAGAGGACATTCAGAAAACCATCAGAGATATGGAAGAACTGTGTGGCATGAACCCACTAGAGATTTCATCTGTTCTTGTTAAGGGCGAATGCTTTGATCTTGCCGCTAGACAGTTGAAAGTAGCTATCACCAATGGCTATGAACTGCAAAACGACACGCTGTTATCTATCCTGGGTGCCTACAGTTCATCAGGCAGGCATTCAGAAGCATGTGAGTTACTTGAGTTTTTGAAAGAACACGCCAGTGGATCTTGGCTGCTTATAAATGAAGCACTAATTGTTCTACACTGCAAGATTAACAATATAATTGCTGCGCTAGAAGAATACTTCACTGGCGCATGTGTTCATGGATGGAGTTTTGGCAGTTCCACCATGTATGAGTCCTTATTACACTGCTGTGTAGCGAATGAACATTACGCAGAAGCTTCTCAAGTTTTCTCTGACCTGAGACTGTCTGGCTGCGAAGCTTCAGAAAGTGTTTGTAAAAGCATGGTTGGTGTGTATTGTAAGCTTGGATTTCCAGAGACAGCTCATCAAGTGGTTACTCAGGCTGAGACAAAAGGCTTCCACTTCGCTTGTTCGCCTACGTATACTGATATCATTGAGGCTTATGGAAAACTAAAGCTATGGCAAAAAGCAGAGAGTGTGGTTGGCAACTTAAGACAAAGTGGACGAACCCCTGATCTCAAGACATGGAACAGTTTGATGACGGCTTATGCTGAGTGTGGCTGTTACGAGCGGGCAAGGGCTATATTTAACACTATGATGAGGGATGGTCCGTCTCCAAGTGTTGAATCCATCAACACTCTGTTGCATGCTTTGTGTGTAGATGGAAGGCTTGAGGAGCTATACGTTGTTGTTGAAGAGTTGCAAGATATGGGTTTCAAGATTAGCAAAAGCTCTATTCTTTTGATGCTTGACGCATTTGCTCGAGCTGGAAATATCTTTGAGGTAAAGAAGATATATAATAGCATGAAGGCTGCTGGTTACTTGCCAACAATTCGCCTTTATAGGATGATGATTGAGCTTTTGTGCAAAGGGAAACGAGTCAGAGATGCCGAAGTTATGGTTTCTGAAATGGAAGAAGCTGGCTTCAAGGTCGAGCTCGCGATATGGAATTCCATGCTGAAGATGTATACAGCTATCGAGGATTACAAGAAAACAGTTCGAGTGTACCATAGGATCAAAGAAACGGGGCTGGAACCAGATGAGACCACTTACAATACTCTCATTATAATGTATTGTAGAGACAGACGGCCAGAAGAAGGGTATTTGCTTATGCAGCAAATGAGAAACATTGGTCTGGAACCAAAACTGGACACATACAAGAGCTTGATCTCAGCTTTCGGTAAGCAAAAATGCCTTGAACAAGCGGAACAGCTGTTTGAAGAGCTTCTTTCCAAAGGTTATAAACTAGACCGTTCATTTTACCACACGATGATGAAAATATCCCGAGATTCTGGGAGCGACTCTAAGGCAGAGAGGCTGCTGCAAATGATGAAGAGTGCCGGAATAGAACCAACACTTGCTACAATGCATCTGCTGATGGTTTCGTATAGTTCTTCAGGAAAGCCCCAAGAAGCTGAAAAAGTTCTTAGTAACCTGAAAGAAACAGACGTGGAACTAACAACTCTGCCTTATAGTTCAGTCATTGATGCTTACCTTCGGAGCAAAGATTATAACAGTGGAATAGAAAGGCTATTGGAAATGAAGAGAGAGGGCCTGGAGCCAGACCACAGGATATGGACTTGCTTTATTAGGGCGGCGAGTTTCTCCAAGGAAAAAAGTGAATTCATGCTGCTTCTGAAAGCTCTTCAAGATATTGGTTTTGATCTTCCTATCAG GCTTCTAGTTGAAAGACCTGAGTTGCTAGTTTCTGAGGTGGATGAATGGTTTGAGAAACTGAAACCCATAGAGGACAATGCTGCTCTCAATTTTGCCAATGCCCTTTTGAATCTTCTCTGGGCTTTCGAACTCCGAGCTACTGCATCATGGGTATTCCAGATAGCAATCAAAAGGGGTATCTTCAGTCGCGACGTTTTCAG GGTGGCGGACAAGGATTGGGGTGCTGATTTTAGAAGATTGTCAGCAGGTGCAGCGCTTGTTGCCCTAACTCTATGGCTTGACCACATGCAG GATGCATCACTTGAAGGGTACCCAGAATCTCCAAAGTCAGTAGTCTTAATCACAGGAACCGCAGAGTACAACGGTATCTCCCTGGACAAAACGTTAAAGGCATGTCTTTGGGAGATGGGCTCTCCATTTCTTCCTTGCAAGACGAGAACAGGACTTCTAGTAGCGAAAGCTCACTCTCTCAGAATGTGGTTGAAGGACTCACCCTTCTGCTTCGACTTGGAACTGAAAGACTCAGTTTCTTTACCGGAAACAAGCTCGATGGAGCTGATCGACGGGTGTTTTATAAGACGCGGCCTTGTTCCTGCATTTAACCACATCAAAGAGAGACTTGGTGGGTTTGTATCACCAAAGAAGTTTTCTAGACTAGCTCTGCTACCGGATGAGATGAGAGAACGAGTGATTAAGACAGATATAGAAGGACATAGACAGAAGCtagagaagatgagaaagaagaaTAAAGGAAATGAAATTGTAAACGTTAACACTCGAAGGAAGTTCATTAGAAGTAAGTAA
- the LOC106390124 gene encoding myb-like protein L isoform X1 — MNRGALYESDDDEEEEEDDDIGEDLEDLRRACIVPESNSDDVIAKSGEGGGGGGGGEIPSDSENEDDFEMLRSLKSQLASSTGPPVGLPLPSDSESDDDFELLRSLKSQLALSMDARLPPMSLSDDDDEDDDSFETLRAIRRRFSAYANLDPDGAFMNDSLGKKKQVHASDNEPSREILSRSNTCESFPDQGGKVFTLPDSEGTQAGDSVDLHENNATAPLDQSSSFPEAAQAFVNTCESFPDQGGKVFTLPDSEGTQAGDSVDLHENNATAPLDQSSSFPEAAQAFVEAIRRNRAYQKFLRKKLTEIEAKIEQNEKHQKNVKIVVDFQASCKRITKQALSQGKDPRLQLISTPKCGPRDSSEDNDKKISPLTFGPPENSCVENYRMAVKNYPVSVNRRSWSTEENENLAKGLKQQLQETLLNEAIERSSDLEGSTDDIDAINESIKNLEITPEMIRQFLPKVNWDQLASMYFKDRSASECEARWMSSEDPLINHGPWTAEEENNLRLIIQEKGFTDWLDIAASLGTNRTPFQCLARYQRSLNADILRKEWTAEEDDQLRAAVELYGEKDWQTVANALEGRAGTQCSNRWKKTLHPTRTRVGKFSSEEEKRLKVAVTLFGAQNWHKIARFVPGRTSTQCREKWANCLDPNVNHGKWSKEEDAKLREAMAEHEIGNWSKIASHVPRRTDNQCRRRWMQLYPHQVPLLQEATRLRKEAIVGNFVDRESQRPALLECKFLALPEIPLEPEPEIVAVKKKRKARPRKADAECESEVSSAAKEWRPKRRRKRLERCSGDVCRQENETVCENIENLDNGGEVRSLEWCKENQDNVKEKKQSRRRKSVAETSNNSTVTTDCSQVKVGVKKLTPRRKVSAVVPVENQDAPN; from the exons ATGAATCGCGGAGCCTTGTACGAGTCTGAtgacgatgaagaagaagaagaagacgacgacaTCGGCGAAGATCTCGAAGACTTAAGACGCGCCTGTATTGTCCCCGAGTCCAATTCCGATGATGTTATTGCAAAATCCGGTGAAGGAGGAGGCGGCGGCGGCGGGGGAGAGATACCTTCGGATTCCGAGAACGAAGACGACTTCGAGATGCTTCGGAGCCTCAAGAGCCAATTAGCTTCGTCGACGGGTCCTCCCGTGGGTCTACCACTGCCTTCAGATTCGGAGAGTGACGACGACTTCGAGTTGCTTCGGAGCCTCAAGAGCCAGCTGGCGTTGTCGATGGATGCGCGCCTTCCTCCCATGAGTCTCTCCGATGACGACGACGAAGATGATGATTCTTTTGAAACGCTTCGTGCTATTCGTAGACGGTTCTCTGCTTATGCGAATCTTG ATCCAGATGGAGCTTTTATGAATGATTCTCTCGGGAAGAAAAAGCAGGTACATGCCTCGGACAATGAACCTTCAAGAGAAATATTGAGTAGGTCTAATACTTGTGAAAGCTTTCCAGATCAGGGGGGAAAAGTTTTCACATTGCCTGATTCAGAAGGAACACAAGCGGGTGATTCTGTTGATTTACATGAGAACAATGCCACTGCACCTCTTGACCAATCTTCAAGCTTCCCTGAAGCTGCGCAAGCCTTTGTTAATACTTGTGAAAGCTTTCCAGATCAGGGGGGAAAAGTTTTCACATTGCCTGATTCAGAAGGAACACAAGCGGGTGATTCTGTTGATTTACATGAGAACAATGCCACTGCACCTCTTGACCAATCTTCAAGCTTCCCTGAAGCTGCGCAAGCCTTTGTTGAGGCAATCCGGAGGAACAGGGCGTATCAGAAGTTTCTTAGAAAGAAGCTGACTGAAATTGAAGCCAAGATCGAGCAGAACGAGAAGCACCAGAAGAACGTTAAGATAGTAGTAGACTTTCAAGCCTCTTGCAAGAGAATAACTAAACAGGCACTTTCTCAGGGGAAAGATCCTCGTCTCCAGTTAATCTCTACTCCAAAATGTGGACCTCGTGATAGCTCAGAG GATAATGATAAAAAGATATCTCCTTTGACGtttggtccaccggaaaatagCTGTGTTGAAAATTATAGGATGGCAGTAAAGAACTATCCAGTTTCAGTGAATCGCAGAAGTTGGTCTACTGAGGAGAATGAAAATCTTGCAAAAGGTCTAAAACAACAACTTCAGGAAACACTGCTTAATGAAGCTATAGAACGTTCCAG TGACTTGGAAGGTTCTACAGATGATATAGACGCCATTAATGAATCGATCAAAAATCTTGAGATCACACCAGAGATGATTCGGCAGTTTCTTCCGAAAGTTAATTGGGATCAGTTGGCCTCAATGTACTTCAAGGACCGTTCTGCTTCAGAATGTGAAGCTCG GTGGATGAGCTCGGAAGATCCATTAATCAACCACGGTCCGTGGACTGCGGAGGAAGAAAATAACCTGCGCCTGATTATCCAAGAAAAGGGGTTTACAGACTGGCTTGACATTGCTGCGTCACTAGGGACAAATAGGACCCCGTTTCAATGTCTGGCTCGATATCAGAGAAGCTTGAATGCAgacatattaagaaaagaatGGACTGCAGAGGAAGATGACCAACTCCGCGCCGCAGTGGAGTTGTATGGGGAAAAAGACTGGCAGACTGTTGCTAATGCATTAGAAGGACGAGCTGGAACTCAGTGCTCTAATAG ATGGAAAAAGACGCTCCATCCTACCAGAACGAGGGTAGGGAAATTTAGCTCAGAGGAAGAAAAACGCTTGAAAGTAGCTGTGACACTCTTTGGAGCTCAAAACTGGCATAAAATTGCTCGCTTTGTTCCTGGACGAACCTCTACTCAGTGTCGAGAGAAATGGGCGAATTGTTTAGATCCCAATGTAAATCATGGGAAGTGGAGCAAGGAAGAAGATGCAAAGTTGAGAGAAGCAATGGCAGAACATGAGATTGGTAATTGGTCCAAAATCGCTTCACATGTGCCTCGTCGTACTGATAATCAATGCCGGAGGAGGTGGATGCAGCTATATCCACACCAAGTCCCTCTTTTACAAGAAGCTACAAGGTTACGCAAAGAAGCTATTGTAGGTAACTTTGTTGATCGGGAGTCACAACGTCCTGCTCTTCTCGAATGCAAGTTTCTTGCACTACCTGAGATACCTCTTGAGCCAGAACCCGAAATCGTAGCCGTGAAGAAGAAACGCAAAGCAAG ACCGAGGAAAGCAGATGCAGAATGCGAGAGTGAAGTATCTTCTGCTGCTAAAGAGTGGCGGccaaagagaaggagaaaaagaTTAGAGAGATGCTCAGGAGATGTATGTAGACAAGAAAATGAGACTGTCTGTGAAAATATCGAGAATCTAGACAATGGAGGAGAGGTTAGGTCTTTGGAATGGTGTAAagagaatcaagacaatgtaaAGGAGAAGAAACAAAGCCGAAGACGCAAAAGTGTTGCAGAAACATCCAACAACAGCACAGTGACTACCGACTGCTCTCAAGTCAAAGTTGGTGTCAAGAAGCTTACGCCTCGAAGGAAAGTGTCTGCAGTAGTTCCTGTCGAGAACCAAGATGCACCAAACTAG
- the LOC106390124 gene encoding snRNA-activating protein complex subunit 4-like isoform X2: MNRGALYESDDDEEEEEDDDIGEDLEDLRRACIVPESNSDDVIAKSGEGGGGGGGGEIPSDSENEDDFEMLRSLKSQLASSTGPPVGLPLPSDSESDDDFELLRSLKSQLALSMDARLPPMSLSDDDDEDDDSFETLRAIRRRFSAYANLDPDGAFMNDSLGKKKQVHASDNEPSREILSRSNTCESFPDQGGKVFTLPDSEGTQAGDSVDLHENNATAPLDQSSSFPEAAQAFVEAIRRNRAYQKFLRKKLTEIEAKIEQNEKHQKNVKIVVDFQASCKRITKQALSQGKDPRLQLISTPKCGPRDSSEDNDKKISPLTFGPPENSCVENYRMAVKNYPVSVNRRSWSTEENENLAKGLKQQLQETLLNEAIERSSDLEGSTDDIDAINESIKNLEITPEMIRQFLPKVNWDQLASMYFKDRSASECEARWMSSEDPLINHGPWTAEEENNLRLIIQEKGFTDWLDIAASLGTNRTPFQCLARYQRSLNADILRKEWTAEEDDQLRAAVELYGEKDWQTVANALEGRAGTQCSNRWKKTLHPTRTRVGKFSSEEEKRLKVAVTLFGAQNWHKIARFVPGRTSTQCREKWANCLDPNVNHGKWSKEEDAKLREAMAEHEIGNWSKIASHVPRRTDNQCRRRWMQLYPHQVPLLQEATRLRKEAIVGNFVDRESQRPALLECKFLALPEIPLEPEPEIVAVKKKRKARPRKADAECESEVSSAAKEWRPKRRRKRLERCSGDVCRQENETVCENIENLDNGGEVRSLEWCKENQDNVKEKKQSRRRKSVAETSNNSTVTTDCSQVKVGVKKLTPRRKVSAVVPVENQDAPN, from the exons ATGAATCGCGGAGCCTTGTACGAGTCTGAtgacgatgaagaagaagaagaagacgacgacaTCGGCGAAGATCTCGAAGACTTAAGACGCGCCTGTATTGTCCCCGAGTCCAATTCCGATGATGTTATTGCAAAATCCGGTGAAGGAGGAGGCGGCGGCGGCGGGGGAGAGATACCTTCGGATTCCGAGAACGAAGACGACTTCGAGATGCTTCGGAGCCTCAAGAGCCAATTAGCTTCGTCGACGGGTCCTCCCGTGGGTCTACCACTGCCTTCAGATTCGGAGAGTGACGACGACTTCGAGTTGCTTCGGAGCCTCAAGAGCCAGCTGGCGTTGTCGATGGATGCGCGCCTTCCTCCCATGAGTCTCTCCGATGACGACGACGAAGATGATGATTCTTTTGAAACGCTTCGTGCTATTCGTAGACGGTTCTCTGCTTATGCGAATCTTG ATCCAGATGGAGCTTTTATGAATGATTCTCTCGGGAAGAAAAAGCAGGTACATGCCTCGGACAATGAACCTTCAAGAGAAATATTGAGTAGGTCTAATACTTGTGAAAGCTTTCCAG ATCAGGGGGGAAAAGTTTTCACATTGCCTGATTCAGAAGGAACACAAGCGGGTGATTCTGTTGATTTACATGAGAACAATGCCACTGCACCTCTTGACCAATCTTCAAGCTTCCCTGAAGCTGCGCAAGCCTTTGTTGAGGCAATCCGGAGGAACAGGGCGTATCAGAAGTTTCTTAGAAAGAAGCTGACTGAAATTGAAGCCAAGATCGAGCAGAACGAGAAGCACCAGAAGAACGTTAAGATAGTAGTAGACTTTCAAGCCTCTTGCAAGAGAATAACTAAACAGGCACTTTCTCAGGGGAAAGATCCTCGTCTCCAGTTAATCTCTACTCCAAAATGTGGACCTCGTGATAGCTCAGAG GATAATGATAAAAAGATATCTCCTTTGACGtttggtccaccggaaaatagCTGTGTTGAAAATTATAGGATGGCAGTAAAGAACTATCCAGTTTCAGTGAATCGCAGAAGTTGGTCTACTGAGGAGAATGAAAATCTTGCAAAAGGTCTAAAACAACAACTTCAGGAAACACTGCTTAATGAAGCTATAGAACGTTCCAG TGACTTGGAAGGTTCTACAGATGATATAGACGCCATTAATGAATCGATCAAAAATCTTGAGATCACACCAGAGATGATTCGGCAGTTTCTTCCGAAAGTTAATTGGGATCAGTTGGCCTCAATGTACTTCAAGGACCGTTCTGCTTCAGAATGTGAAGCTCG GTGGATGAGCTCGGAAGATCCATTAATCAACCACGGTCCGTGGACTGCGGAGGAAGAAAATAACCTGCGCCTGATTATCCAAGAAAAGGGGTTTACAGACTGGCTTGACATTGCTGCGTCACTAGGGACAAATAGGACCCCGTTTCAATGTCTGGCTCGATATCAGAGAAGCTTGAATGCAgacatattaagaaaagaatGGACTGCAGAGGAAGATGACCAACTCCGCGCCGCAGTGGAGTTGTATGGGGAAAAAGACTGGCAGACTGTTGCTAATGCATTAGAAGGACGAGCTGGAACTCAGTGCTCTAATAG ATGGAAAAAGACGCTCCATCCTACCAGAACGAGGGTAGGGAAATTTAGCTCAGAGGAAGAAAAACGCTTGAAAGTAGCTGTGACACTCTTTGGAGCTCAAAACTGGCATAAAATTGCTCGCTTTGTTCCTGGACGAACCTCTACTCAGTGTCGAGAGAAATGGGCGAATTGTTTAGATCCCAATGTAAATCATGGGAAGTGGAGCAAGGAAGAAGATGCAAAGTTGAGAGAAGCAATGGCAGAACATGAGATTGGTAATTGGTCCAAAATCGCTTCACATGTGCCTCGTCGTACTGATAATCAATGCCGGAGGAGGTGGATGCAGCTATATCCACACCAAGTCCCTCTTTTACAAGAAGCTACAAGGTTACGCAAAGAAGCTATTGTAGGTAACTTTGTTGATCGGGAGTCACAACGTCCTGCTCTTCTCGAATGCAAGTTTCTTGCACTACCTGAGATACCTCTTGAGCCAGAACCCGAAATCGTAGCCGTGAAGAAGAAACGCAAAGCAAG ACCGAGGAAAGCAGATGCAGAATGCGAGAGTGAAGTATCTTCTGCTGCTAAAGAGTGGCGGccaaagagaaggagaaaaagaTTAGAGAGATGCTCAGGAGATGTATGTAGACAAGAAAATGAGACTGTCTGTGAAAATATCGAGAATCTAGACAATGGAGGAGAGGTTAGGTCTTTGGAATGGTGTAAagagaatcaagacaatgtaaAGGAGAAGAAACAAAGCCGAAGACGCAAAAGTGTTGCAGAAACATCCAACAACAGCACAGTGACTACCGACTGCTCTCAAGTCAAAGTTGGTGTCAAGAAGCTTACGCCTCGAAGGAAAGTGTCTGCAGTAGTTCCTGTCGAGAACCAAGATGCACCAAACTAG